GATTAAGCTTGACTTACCTGCGTTTCTCTTGCCAAATATAGCTATGTGAAGCCTTTCACTGCGCGGTGTTGTGTTCATCTTAAAAGTCAGTCCTTTCCGTAAGATTTCATTCTTTAAACTTTATAAACTCAAAAGGATTCAAAAGCTCTTGTGCTTCTTTTTCATCCATAATATTTAGCTCTTTAACAACATCTATTATTTGCTTGCTCTCCAAAGTAGCCTTTTTTGCAATTTCTGCTGCCTTGTCATATCCAATCTTGTCAATTAAAGAAGCTGCAATAGCAGGAGTCTTTTTTGCGTACTCTAAACACTTCTCTTTATTTGCTGTTATTCCATCTATACACTGCTGCCTAAAGATTTTAATACCGTTTTTGAGAATTTTGAGACTCTCAAGAAGATTGTTTGCAATCAAAGGCAAAAAGGCATTCAGTTCAAGCTGACCAGCCTGTGCTGCTAAGGTTATTGCAAAGTCGTTTGCCATCACCTGAAAAGCTATTGTGTTTATAAGCTCTGGTATAACAGGATTCACCTTTCCTGGCATTATACTTGAGCCTGCTTGAACAGCTGGCAGATTTATTTCGTTTAGTCCTGTATTTGGTCCAGAAGAAAGAAGACGCAAATCGTTTGCAATCTTTGAAAGATTTACCGCTAAGGCTTTCAAAAGGCCAGAGCATTCAACGAAAACATCTGCATTTTGTGTTGCATCCATGAGATAATCTGATCGTGCAAGGCCGATTTTGGTAAGGTTTCTTAGTATTTCTATCACTTTGAAAATGTATTTCAAAGGTGCGTTGACTCCTGTGCCAACAGCAGTTGCACCAAGATTGACAACTCTCAGGCGCTCTTCAACCTTGTA
The Caldicellulosiruptor morganii DNA segment above includes these coding regions:
- a CDS encoding aspartate ammonia-lyase, with translation MSRIEKDFLGSIELSDSELYGIHTKRAFANFNVSGKSIDKDLIKALVMVKKACAIANHEVGLLDEKIKDAIVFACDEILAGKYDDQFIVDRFQGGAGTSTNMNVNEVIANIALIHIGRKPGEYDIIHPINHVNMSQSTNDVYPTALRIATIWNVRELSEECAELQKSLQRKEHEFEDVIKAGRTQLQDALPVTLGQEFGAYAQAISRDRWRLYKVEERLRVVNLGATAVGTGVNAPLKYIFKVIEILRNLTKIGLARSDYLMDATQNADVFVECSGLLKALAVNLSKIANDLRLLSSGPNTGLNEINLPAVQAGSSIMPGKVNPVIPELINTIAFQVMANDFAITLAAQAGQLELNAFLPLIANNLLESLKILKNGIKIFRQQCIDGITANKEKCLEYAKKTPAIAASLIDKIGYDKAAEIAKKATLESKQIIDVVKELNIMDEKEAQELLNPFEFIKFKE